Part of the Parambassis ranga chromosome 16, fParRan2.1, whole genome shotgun sequence genome, GAACGATTCTGATATGATGGAAGAACTGAAAGGTCAACACGTTTCCAGTGGCCATCTTTCATACATCCCTTGTACCATGAAGTCTTTAGAACATTTTCAGTTTCTGGGTAAGAGTACGAGCACCTGAACTCCACGGATGCTCCCTTCAAAGCACAGGGATCAGGGTTTTTAAAAGTCACAGACCAGGCAGCACTCACAGGTCCTGCTGAGAGAGCAATGCCTATGTTATGTAATTCATTCGGTTGATTTATTAAGATggacaaaacagaaataaatcatAACAGGAAGTTGAAGCATATGGCTCTACAACAGCTCTCAGTAGTGAGGATTGCCCTGTGCAGTGGagcatgtcaacatgtcaaacagaaACTGAACAAAACACAAATTATGACTGGGATGCAAAACATCTACATTTTGGAACACTCTAAAGcatcttttcattttgtttttgacGCATATTAAACTGTGTACAAACGACAGTGTTTCTACTTATAGTCTAATCATCCTTATTCACTGTTCACTGAGTGAAATAACTGAATGAGTAAACAAATACAATAATGAGACAAAATGTTTGAGTAAAACCTTGCATTTTGTGTTAAATTGTAAAAGAATCTCTCCTCACCTGGCTTCATTATCAGAATCAACACCACTGCAATCATCTTCTCCACATCAACACAAAACTTCAAGACAGCTTGGAGATCTTAGGAGCTGATACAAACGTGTGTGTGATGGCAAGAAGCATGCACCATGCAAGCATGACTGAGCCACATATGATGGGAGGGATCAGCATCCCCCAATTTCAAACCATACACTCTATGATGAGTCAACAAGATCTGCTGTTtcacaggaagaaagaaaagggaacCAAAAAAGAGACAGATGAGCAGACTTGGTAGATGATAATCTACTTAATTAAGTACTCGTCTCAAAAACAGTATTAAGCAAGTATTAAGaactgattacattttatgtgtACAACACATTTTACTATAAAAGTTGTTTCTAGACACTTtatagaaacccagagcctgacccctgagaaAGCATTTAAGGCAATAACCGGATGCAGACCGAGGCTCATAAGAGAGGACCCTATTTACTGCAGGTATGATGGGTTTGGCCTTTAGGGGGCATGCATGTAATGAGAAGTATTTTGAAGTCTACTCTGGATTTTACCTGGAGTCAATGAGTAGCTAAAACAACCTCTGTGTTATTCTGGTCAAAAATGACTCTGGAGTATTGGAGGCCATAATACCATCTACACAAACATGAGATCAGCTCATCTATTCCTAAGGTGTTTGGAACCAAAAACAAGGACTTTATGTCCCAAGAATGAGCTGCCATTGTCATGCTGCAAACAAGCAAGATTGTTTGACCAGAATTTAGAGTAAGACTGTGGGAATGGTGAGAGAGACTGTGTCCCAGACGTGGCTCTGCAGAGAGAGGTGGAAACTGAGCTGCATTGTACAACTGCCATCTTACAACCACACAAACTGCCTGACAACAGTTAACCCGCTGTGTCAGCATAAGATCAAACACTAATAAAAGAAGTCCGGCTGAATACAAACATTCAGACTGTAAGTGACCAGTACGACTGAACTATTTGCTGTGCTGATCTCCTTTGTTTACTGCATAAATAACTGCTTAAAGTCTCTCGCACTTGACAAAGTAAGTAAGTGTTGCAGCATTGAAACATGATTTCCTGATGTTTGTCCCAGTGGCTATAATCGTTTCAGGCCGAGCCTGCTCGACCTGTTTGTTACATAGAAATGCACCTTGTGAATCAGGAAGAGCCACATTACTTCAGGTACTCTGTTGTTCTGAAGGTCCTGCCTGATGCAGCTGAGacatcaggcagaaagagaCAACAAGAAAGCAGCACCGGTCACAGTCTCGTCACCGTTTACAGTTGCTGGGAGCAGATATGTGTCAGAACAGAAGCTTGGAGAAAGTGTCTGAACAATAAAGAGGACTAAAGGAGCACCAGCATTCACCAAACAAGGGAactgtctgcagagctgctggagatATTTCCTGTTCATTTTACGGTTAGTGATAAGGATCTATTATCTAttactgctttgtttttatatagAAGTATTTACTTCAATTGTAAAAGCTGACAAGAAATGTCATCATATAAAATGACACTGATGATTGaagcacaacaacagcagcagttataaatgaaacagaaaattCTTGGCCAGAGCCCTAAATATTTACAAgtctataaaaacaaagaacaggTTTTAGAAATACTAAATCATATTATAATACAGTGCTAAGACGGGTCAGTTCTCAGCTGGTCTTTGATTTGTCACATCTCGAAAATTCTGATAGCGTAAACACTGACAGCATTATCATAGAGCAGCCACACTGTGCGGTCACACACTGTTAACGTTGTTGGAACTTTCCAGAACAAAATATGGAATAAGAAACCCAGAGTTGAGCTAGAATGGAGAAAAGGAAGAAAGCAGaaatgaggatgaagaggaacgTTTCTCATATCTGCTTGCTGCTTCTGGCTGTGGTCCAAATCAGCACACCTTCCTCAGGTAACTATCAGTGACTGAAAGTCAGGTTTCACATTTCTAGCTTAGTCACACTGAAGACAACAAAGTTCTTAGGAAGTTTCCATGTCCTCTTTTGTATGAAACTTCCTAATTCTTCTGCTGCAAATCTTTCTGAAGTTAAATATAACTGTTTTAAATATAAATCTTCTGTCTTTTTTACCACCCACAAATCCCTGTTCCAGTATTGGATATCTCAGCATTCCTATCActcatgtgcatgtgtatcatCTCTGCTTTAGCTCAAAACACCACCACTACGGTGAACCCTGCAGCCCTCAGTTACCGCACACAGCCAGCAGGTGTCAGAGTGGCCGTGGGAGAGCCTGCAGTGTTTCGCTGTGGAGTGCCAGCAGCCTTTCCAAACCTCACTTTCACCTACTATGGAAGTCACGGCACCTACATCCTCAAATGCCCTCATGGATATGTGGAGGATGTACCCCAGGTGAGGTAGAGGTGGACACAGACTGGATCCACACATCAGCAGCTATGTGgagatatttgtgtgtttttccttgtttatgaagaagatttttttattaaatcatgTGAAGTCATTGATAGGTATTTGCCCAAAGGAGGAAGGAATCACGTTAGAGAACCTGtcttgtctctcctctctgctctctgactcCCTCTCCAGGCTCTCTATGGAAGTTGTGATGTGAAGAACGGAGAGTCATTGTCCGTGTGGACACTCAGGAAACCCTCTTTGTCTGACAACGGGACAAGAGTCATTTGTCAACAGTTAAAGAATCCCCTTGCTCTTGCTGCTGTCCTGCATGTTTATGGTGAAGATTCTTCATACATCATACAACAGGAAGTCAATTTGTTGCTTAAGGCGGATAATTTGCTCATGTTTTCTCTTACGTCTAGATAATAGTACGAGCTACTCCACTCTCATTGGCTGTACCATTGGAGGATTCTTTGGCATCCTGCTGGTGTTCGGTCTATTGTACATAATCCTGCTAAGATCTCAGCGCCTCCAGAAGTGCTTTGGTAAGTAGCGCTTTGATTCACAGTGTTGTTAACCATTTAATACACTGATTAGAaagtgatgatgctgatgaagtAATCTGTGATACCTTTGTGCTTTCAGGGGGGAGTGAAACTGAAGATGACATGACCGAAATCGTATCAAAGGACTAAAAAAAGACCTTAAGACCATTAAGATGGTGCTCACCTTCTACAAAGTGATAAAAAGCAGAATTAActctttgtatatatatatatatatatatatatatatatatatatatatatatatatatatatatatatatatatatatataccgtatatatatatatatatatatatatatatctgtttgAGCTGATCCTGGATCTGGAGATCCTGTCTGTCACCTGACAGCCTCACTTCGTTGTTCTGCCTTCAGTTATTAGACCACACAATTCATGGCCGCGAACCACACCTTTAAGTGGTTGGAGGTGTTATGAAAGAGGGCGAGATAAGGAGTAGCTGCTCCTAGCTGGACACAGTTTGTCCACTCTCTCAAAGCACTTACTATaagaatacattttttatttcaggaagacaacattaaaacatgccagagttttatattttacttttgtttgCATAAAAGCAAAGTGACCCctctaaaacacaaagaagcatTTATTtcctttgatttattttatcgtcctgtgctgtttgtttcttaTTGTCCTGCTGACCTTGTGCTGTATTGATGTATGCTTCCCAAAGACAATACTAAAGTCATATGATGTCCAAAAGTTCTTATTTGAATTTCCTTCTGGGTGAATTTTAGGTGAACAGTCAGAAAGGAACATTAGGTCAGGCTTGAGTGTCTCTCTTAAATCAGACATTTAACAAACATGCATATAGTAAATGGAGAAGAGATGCTGTAGAAGCCACAAACAAGAGAGACACAGGGTAGTTTGCTTCCCTCTGGTGGTGAACTCCTGACATGTCTGCTTGTGTCAGGGCCTCTGTGTTCTTTTTCATGCATTTAAGTTGTTTTAGGCAACAACAAAATGAGtagataataaataattaaaacataaGTAGGAAAGGAGGAAAATGGAGGATGCATCAAAATTGTACATTGTGTTGTGACAGTTGATGGAGCAGCACAAACAGCcagatagacacacacatgcacacacacaaggataTCAGCAGGAGAGAATTCTGCGTTCGTCTGCTAGCTGACACAATATGGAGCGATGTGTTGATTCAGCTGCTCATCCACACCTCGCTTCACACCATGATGGTTCTGTCATACCCTGGTGTCTGGTTTCTTTTGTACAGCACATTGGAAAAGAACGTCTGAGATCTTAGCAGAAGGAAGAAGATGAAGTGAGAAAATGCTGTGAAGTATTCAGGAGTCAGTCGGGTCATGTTTGCTGCTCTTCGTGTCTTAGATCTGGCTCCACACTCCTGTCATGTGACCAATTACTGGCAAGACTTGACATTCTTAAGTTTCCAAATATGACTCCCATTCCCATGTAAGTCTTTGTGACTCAGTTTGGGGCTTTTAATTATTTGTATCATTACTAATATTAGTAGTCGTACATTTCTCTAGTTTCTAAACTCTGCTGGGCTTCAGTCAGTGCTGTGTAAGCTCGTCTGTTCAATGAACTTGAGGTGTTTATGGAAAAACACCTGAAATACCACCATAACAGAGACgtgtgtgtcactgtctgtgtgtccactgATAACCTACAATGTTTAGTGTGCGTTGTCAAGATGACCTTTAATGACAAAGGAAATATAACGTACTACATCTACCGTATCTGAGGGACAGAGGGTTAAACTATAACAAATatagttaaaaaatgttgatccAATCAGGCAGATCGAATTTTTGGAAGTATTTTCACCAGCCTACAATCTAAGCATTTTCCTTTATGCTAATGACGTCACTTTAGATGCACATGTGTTTATCTGTCTTGCTGACATCATCATGCATCCCTGTGCTCAATAAATATGTTCTTTATAAAGCTAattgttctgttgtgttcaaATTTCTTTCAATGTCCTGCACTTATAGTAAGAAGCATCATAGAAAGTGAGCTCAATGTATTCTCCAGGTCCTCTAATTCCATCAGTGACATGTCAGGGTCATGAAACTCACAAtgacacaggcacagacaaacACCAGCAAGAAgacttaaattaaaaattagaaataattatttttttgacaAAATTTACctaaaacatgcaaacaaagtCTTTATGGGGTAAAttaatgtaaacaaatgaaTAAGCTGCTGTAACTGTTATCtttattctccctctctgccttgtTGTCACCAGCTGCCCGTCTATCTGACTGCTGTCAAACGTTTGTATCGTcaccaaggacacacacacacacaccatgaactATGTCTCACTCTTTATCTCTTCTGTCCTGGCAGCTATCATTTGTTAAGAGACTGATACATACCTCCTTCATTGTGTGATAGAAAAAGGTATAAATAGTTACATCACCACTGTGACACTTGCCTATTTCTGTGCACCTACTGAACTGTTTGGGCGCTTAATAAATTAAACTGATGCACCACCTCGCTCAAACACTCTTTAATAAACAAAGGGCTGGGAGTGAAAGAGTGAACGAATGCCTACTGCCCCAGTGTAGCAAAAAGGAAGATGCCTGTCAACCATCAAACCAAGACAGAGCAACCTATTCCACAGAGGGAACACTTAAATACCTGACAGGGCCTCTGGGAGCAGAGACAACAATGAGGGCAATGTGTGGCAATACCAGAGACCATGGTGATGATGAGAgtgcacagcacacactgtcaCTACACTTTAAAGCCTTATTATCATTTTTAGGCTATTCATATTTATGAGTGTCCTCAGATCTTGCAGCAAAATGCTCAAAACTCAGATTTTGATACTTTATTGTGTTGTTAAACATGCTGTAAAGGCCTCAGTGGCTGTGACTGGTGTGTCAAAGCATTCTTGGTGCTGAATTACAAGCAACATGATGACTAACACTAATACTTTTACCCAGGGTTTGCAACAACACAGCCCTAGTAAACATGTGTATACTTCTAAAATCCTTTCAGAGCTTTCACTCTGCCGTGCTCTTACGCATGGCTGCTGTTTATGGAACAACACTGCCTTCGGTATGGAACATGCATAAATGTGTCAACCAAGCAACATCTCACGTTCATGctggacacacaaatgtttatatcccaaacaaagaggtggagcagcaaCCACTCAATCAGGCAAAAGTAGAAAAGACACACTTTTAGCCAAGCAGTACCTTGGAAGCCTtttaaacacacgcacacacactcctctgctcctgaagcaTCAGCTCAGGTACGTACAGGCTGGGTGGGAATCAGGATTTTAAAGCTTTGTCTGTAAAGAAATGTGGTTATTTTGATTGTAACTCTTATTTAGAAGAAATATATagataattattatttataattagAGAATAAAATGTGATTTGAATTGAATTTATTTATGATGATGGATGAAGTTTGCTgtgaatttaaaaaagccatatATGTCTAgtattaataatataattataattattaaatGTTGAGCATACATTAGTGAACTGTATTTGGACACTGATCACATGATCAATGGATGAATTCAGGTGATCCTATAAATAGCAAGCAATGGCACACTCTGTGTTCTGCTTGTTGTCGTGGTGATATCTGAGAACACGAGACGTAACTTTCAAAAGACAAAGGCCTGTCCGACCTTCACTAATGTCATGATAACTGATATTGCACTGCAAGGACTCTCTGTGTAGAACATCGATCATTTTAAAAAGGCCTCCAGCCAGTATTTGATACACTTGTGGGACCAAggaaatatatatttaagtaTTAAAAACAATGTGCAACAGCATTGCTCCACAAGAACACGTGATAAAATCTAACTAATATTTTTGAACGTACAAGAACAAACACGAGAGGAAAATTATTAAATGTTGTCCTGtcagcacaaggttgtccaagGTCAGATAGAGGTGACAGTGAATCGTGCAATGGATTTTAAATGGTCACAAAATACATTGTTATTCACAGTTTGTGACAATATAATAGTTATTATGAGCTGCATGTTTTAGCACTCTAAAAAGGCTGCTGATCTCATATGACTTCTGAAAAATAGAAATCACTGAAAGACCAAATTTAACTTTGGTACAATTTCAAATTAGACAATTGTGAATATTTTGTTGAACGACCTAAATTATAACACTTCAAAAACACTTCAACACTTGTGATAATATTCCTAAACCGTTTATTCCTTAATGTGGCTGCTACATGAACACTGAGTAACTATAAGGTCATAAAGGCAGAACGTCAGACAGAGAACGCTGCATGATTTACTGTAAAGCACATGATAATATTTGGCAGCGGTGCAATGAAGATTTCTGCAGTTGAGTGTAGCAGAATGAAAGACCTGCTGGGTTTCGCCCCGTGACAAAAAATGATCCGCTGTTTACTCTCCAAACACCCAGACTGCATCCCTGCTGACGAGACGCTGACCTCTCGCAGCACAAGGACGTCCTTCCTGAGGAGAGGGCGGACTGTGCACCGTGtggcctgtgtgcatgtgtgtgagaaagcGATGGAAAAAGTGTCTCACGTTAATCCTCTCTGTATGTTTATCTGTCTCTGTAGTGTTGAAGATGGGACATCTCACGCTTGTGGCTTTACTGGCAGGTAAACAAAGAAGTGAACACATCTTCAAATGTTCTGACTATATGAGATGACACACAACAGTGTCATCCATCACTGACTGTACGCAGTGAGGATGCAGACTTACACTTCAAATCAACCttatatttgtgttattttcttgCAGGGTTGTTCACCCTTTTCACAGAAACTGAAGCAAGTAAGGCCAAAACTCTGcac contains:
- the LOC114448601 gene encoding uncharacterized protein LOC114448601, whose translation is MEKRKKAEMRMKRNVSHICLLLLAVVQISTPSSAQNTTTTVNPAALSYRTQPAGVRVAVGEPAVFRCGVPAAFPNLTFTYYGSHGTYILKCPHGYVEDVPQALYGSCDVKNGESLSVWTLRKPSLSDNGTRVICQQLKNPLALAAVLHVYDNSTSYSTLIGCTIGGFFGILLVFGLLYIILLRSQRLQKCFGGSETEDDMTEIVSKD